From the Kitasatospora atroaurantiaca genome, the window CATCGCTCGCGTAGACCTCCGCGAGCGCGCGCAGCTCGGAGTTCGACCCGAAGACGAGGTCGACACGGCTGCCGGTCCACCTGACCTCGCCCGTGGCCGCGTCGCGACCCTCGAAGGTGTTCGCGTCCTCGGATGTCGCCTTCCACGTCGTGCCCAGGTCGAGCAGGTTGACGAAGAAGTCGTTGGTCAGAGAACCAGGGGTTGCGGTGAAGACGCCGAGCGGCGACTGCTGGTGGTTCGCGCCCAGGACTCGGAGGCCACCGACGAGGACGGTCAGCTCGGGGGCGCTCAGGGTCAGCAGGTTCGCCCGGTCGATCAGCAGGTACTCCGCCGACAGGCGGTTGCCCTTCCCGAGGTAGTTGCGGAACCCGTCGGCGGTCGGCTCGAGCGCGGCGAACGACTCCACGTCGGTCTGCTCCTGCGACGCGTCCACGCGCCCCGGTGTGAAGGGGACCTCGACGTCGAAGCCGGCGTCCTTGGCGGCCTGCTCGACGGCGGCAGCACCGCCGAGCACGATCAGGTCGGCGAGCGAGACCTGCTTGCCGCCGGTCCGGGCGGTGTTGAAGGACTGCCGGATCCCCTCCAGGGTGCGCAGCACCGTCGCCAGCCGGTCGGGGTCGTTGACCTCCCACCCGCTCTGCGGCTGGAGGCGGATGCGCGCACCGTTGGCGCCGCCGCGCTTGTCGCTGCCGCGGCGGCAGGTCGAGGCCGACGCCCACGCGGTGGATACGAGCTCGGACACCGTGAGGCCCGAGTCGAGCACCCGGTCCTTGAGGGTGGCGATGTCCTCGGCGTCGATGAGCTCGTACGTCCTCGCGGGGAGGGGGTCCTGCCACAGCAGCGGCTCGGTCGGAACCTCGGGGCCGAGGTAGCGCACGATGGGGCCCATGTCGCGGTGGGTCAGCTTGAACCACGCCCGGGCGAAGGCGTCCGCGAACTCGTCGGGGTTCTCCAGGAAGCGTCGCGAGATCCGCTCGTAGACCGGGTCGAGCCGCAATGAGACGTCGGTCGTCAGCATCGTCGGGGCGTGGCTCTTCGACGGGTCGTGCGCGTCGGGCACGGTGCCCGCCCCGGCGCCGTCCTTCGGCCGCCACTGGTTCGCACCGGCGGGGCTCTTGAACAGCTCCCACTCGTACCGGAACAGGGTCTCGAGGAAGCTGTTGTCCCACGTCACCGGGGTGGGCGTCCACGTACCCTCCAGCCCGCTGGTGATCGCGTCGCCGCCCTTGCCGGTGCCGAAGGAGCTCCTCCAGCCGAGGCCCTGCTGCTCGATCGGGGCGGCCTCGGGGTCGGGGCCGACGCTCTCCGCCGGGCCCGCGCCGTGGGTCTTGCCGAAGGTGTGACCGCCCGCGATCAGGGCGACCGTCTCCTCGTCATTCATCGCCATCCGGCGGAAGGTCTCACGGATGTCGCGGACCGCGGCGATCGGATCCGGGGTACCGTTCGGGCCCTCTGGGTTGACGTAGATGAGGCCCATCTGGACCGCGCCGAAAGGATCCTCCAGCTCACGGTCGCCGCTGTAGCGCTCGTCGTCGAGCCAGGTGGTCTCGGGACCCCAGTAGACGTCCTCGTCGGGCTCCCAGACGTCCGCACGACCGCCGCCGAAGCCGA encodes:
- the katG gene encoding catalase/peroxidase HPI: MSENHDAIVVDAKTEGGAGCPVAHERAPHPTQGGGNRQWWPERLNLKILAKNPAVANPLGEEFDYAEAFKTLDLPAVKRDIAEVLTTSQDWWPADFGHYGPLMIRMAWHSAGTYRISDGRGGAGAGQQRFAPLNSWPDNASLDKARRLLWPVKKKYGRSLSWADLMILAGNVALESMGFKTFGFGGGRADVWEPDEDVYWGPETTWLDDERYSGDRELEDPFGAVQMGLIYVNPEGPNGTPDPIAAVRDIRETFRRMAMNDEETVALIAGGHTFGKTHGAGPAESVGPDPEAAPIEQQGLGWRSSFGTGKGGDAITSGLEGTWTPTPVTWDNSFLETLFRYEWELFKSPAGANQWRPKDGAGAGTVPDAHDPSKSHAPTMLTTDVSLRLDPVYERISRRFLENPDEFADAFARAWFKLTHRDMGPIVRYLGPEVPTEPLLWQDPLPARTYELIDAEDIATLKDRVLDSGLTVSELVSTAWASASTCRRGSDKRGGANGARIRLQPQSGWEVNDPDRLATVLRTLEGIRQSFNTARTGGKQVSLADLIVLGGAAAVEQAAKDAGFDVEVPFTPGRVDASQEQTDVESFAALEPTADGFRNYLGKGNRLSAEYLLIDRANLLTLSAPELTVLVGGLRVLGANHQQSPLGVFTATPGSLTNDFFVNLLDLGTTWKATSEDANTFEGRDAATGEVRWTGSRVDLVFGSNSELRALAEVYASDDAKEKFVNDFVAAWDKVMNLDRYDLV